GGATCGCTCTCAGCTCAATCCCGTCACCGCGGCGAAATTATTGGTGGTGGCAAAGGCTTCTGCGTGGACTGGGGCGCTATTTGGTGGCGCCTATATTGGCAGGGCTTTCTATGTGTTGCCCAAGGCCCAGGAATTGGTTGCCGCCGGCGAAGATGCCCCGCTCGTGGTGGCTGCCGCCCTCGGTGGTGTGGCGGTGAGCGCTGCGGGGGTGTGGTTGGAGCGTGCCTGTTCGGTGCCACCGCCGCCGCAGGGTGAGACTGTGCGGTAACTTGGAGTGCATGAATGAGAAGGACAACGGGCAAAAGGTTCTCATCGCCTTAGTGGTGCTGGCGCTCATTGCCAGCGTGGTGATGATGGTCACCGGCAACCTCAATGCGTTGAAGCTGGCGTTGCTGGCCGCGCTTTGGGCCGCTGCGCTGGGCTTATTGCTTGTTGTTCGTTACCGTCAGCAGGCGATCGTGGCTCGCGAGGAGCTGGCGCGATCTCGGGCACAGTTTGAAGAGGAATTGGCCTATGAGCGCGAGCTCGAGCAGCACCGCGAATACGAGTACTACGCCGAGATCCGCGCGCAGTTAGATGAGCTGCGTTTCCAATTAGAAGATCTCACCGGGCAGTTATTTGAAGAGCCCACCATGCTAGAAGCCCGCGCTACTCGCGTGCATGAGCTTGAACCTGCAGAAGAAGCAGCCGAGGATGAAGCAGAAGAAACACCCGGCTATCCCTCGCAGTGGGCAACGCACCCAAGTGGGCCGATTTCTTCTTTCCTCTTGCCGGAGGAAGAAACCCATGAGTTTGATGTAGCAGCGCTCAAAGAGCCCGAACCAGAGCCAGAGCCAGAACCAGAGCCGGAGCCTGAAACGCCTCACCACTTCGATACCGGTTCTTTCCACGCGGTGCCGTGGGTGCAGGTGCAGCAGGATCCTGAGCCTGAACCCGAGCCTGAGGCGCCGGTGCGCCATGGGCGTCGTCGTCGCGATGAGCATTCCGAGGCAATTTCTGTAGAAGAGTTGCTCAAGAGGCAGCGCCGGTGAACGCACCCCGGATGCGCATTGCCGGCCATGGTGAGCTTCTGCACCGCCTTGAGGCCGTAGGCCACCAGGTTGTGAGCTTAGAGCGCGCCGAGCTGGTGATTAACCCCGTGGTTCCGGTGCGGGCGGGGCAGATGGTGGCTTCGGAAGAGGTCGTAACGCTTGGCGATTTAGACGGCGTTGCTTCTTCGATGCGCTTCGTTCTGAGTGAGCTGACCTTGAACACCTTCGCGGTGAGCGCTTCTGATGAGGTCACCGCCACTGTGGCTGAGTTGCTCATCGCCGAAACGGGCGGCCAGGTGGTCTTTGTGCCGGATTCTCAGCGTGAGCGCCTGTTGGTGGCGCAGCAGTTTGCTGCCTATACCCAGGTGGTGGCCCAGGAGGCCAACGCAATTTTCACTGAGGCGCTGGGCAATCCGGATTTGGCCTTGGAGGTGATGGAGCAATCGAGTGGTTTGCTTGCTCCTCCCGGCAGCGTGCAGGAGGTGCAGCGGGCGTTGAACTCTATTCAATCGCCTGAGCGTCGCCGTCTTTTTATTGAGCTGAGCAGGCGTAGTGCTGAGCTTTTTCGTAATCGTGAGATCGAGTTGTGGGCGATGAAGGCCCAGGGGGAGTAACCCAGTGTTTGCTTTTGGCCAGGCCAAGCTTTTCGACGAAACCGAGATCGCTATGCTCGGCCGTGCCTTTGCCAAACAAGGCCGCCCGGTGGCATTGGTGCCCTTGGGTGCTGATATTCATGCAGGCCATGTGGCGTTGATTCGCGCTGCCAAGCGTCTGAATCGTGGCGTGGTTGTGGTGGTGGCTGATAAGCCCAATGAGATTTTTGCTGCCGAGGGCGTAGATGCGGTGCTTTTAAGCCCTGAGCTTTCTACTCGCACGGTGTTAGATATCCAAGGCCTTGAACCAGATGTGGCAAGGGAAGTAACCAGGCGTATTCAGCTTGTGAATTTGGTTGGGCCAAGTGATGTCTTTTTTGGCGAAAAAGACTTCGAGGCCCTGGTTCGTACCCAGCAGGCCTTGACGGATCTGCGCATCAATGTGCGGGTGCATTCGGTGCCCACGGTGCGTATGCCTGATGGCGTGGCGGTGAGTTTGCGTAATGCCCAGGTTGCTCCTGAGTATCGCAGCCAAGCGCTGGCGCTTTCTGCAGCGCTGCTCGCTGGTGCCCATGCCGCAGAGGATGGCCCTGAGCGTGTGCTTGAGGCTGCAAGGGGTGTGCTCGATGCCGCTGGTGTGAGCCCGGAGTACGTGGAGCTTCGCAGCTTGAGCATGGGGCAGGCCCCAGATGAGGGAGACGCCAGGCTATTGATTGCCGCAGATTTTGGTGGTGTGCGGCTAATCGATAGCGCTGGCGTCCCGGTGGGTGTTGGTTTTAGAAACCTTGAGGCTTAGGCACTTACTGGTTCTACCTCGCGGTCGAATTGTTCTT
This window of the Corynebacterium pseudopelargi genome carries:
- a CDS encoding DUF3180 domain-containing protein, encoding MKRSSIPALIAVGVFAAVAMWILTKFFYSYMPTVPASVAMTLWLLAAVVGFAAIRVRQRVEEDAVGQDRSQLNPVTAAKLLVVAKASAWTGALFGGAYIGRAFYVLPKAQELVAAGEDAPLVVAAALGGVAVSAAGVWLERACSVPPPPQGETVR
- a CDS encoding DUF6779 domain-containing protein, coding for MNEKDNGQKVLIALVVLALIASVVMMVTGNLNALKLALLAALWAAALGLLLVVRYRQQAIVAREELARSRAQFEEELAYERELEQHREYEYYAEIRAQLDELRFQLEDLTGQLFEEPTMLEARATRVHELEPAEEAAEDEAEETPGYPSQWATHPSGPISSFLLPEEETHEFDVAALKEPEPEPEPEPEPEPETPHHFDTGSFHAVPWVQVQQDPEPEPEPEAPVRHGRRRRDEHSEAISVEELLKRQRR
- a CDS encoding pantoate--beta-alanine ligase: MFAFGQAKLFDETEIAMLGRAFAKQGRPVALVPLGADIHAGHVALIRAAKRLNRGVVVVVADKPNEIFAAEGVDAVLLSPELSTRTVLDIQGLEPDVAREVTRRIQLVNLVGPSDVFFGEKDFEALVRTQQALTDLRINVRVHSVPTVRMPDGVAVSLRNAQVAPEYRSQALALSAALLAGAHAAEDGPERVLEAARGVLDAAGVSPEYVELRSLSMGQAPDEGDARLLIAADFGGVRLIDSAGVPVGVGFRNLEA